TATCACGGTTTAAAGCCCTCAACGGCGTAACATAAAGAATTGATACACCCCTACTTTTCTCATCATATTCCTGTTTTTTTTCTTTTAAAAAATTATGAAAAACTGGTAGAAGAGCCGCCTCTGTTTTACCAAGACCTGTTGGCGCTATCAACAGAACATTTTTTCCATCTATTATCTCTGGTATAGCCTTAAGCTGTGGCTCAGTAGCCTCTAATATGTTCTTTGAAGCAAGATGTTTTTGGATATTTGGATCTAAAATCGAAAAAACCGATGTCATCTAACCAAAAAATGCAACACAGCCCTATATTTATTGTTTTTTCTTCTCTAATTCAGTGCACCGTAAAAAATGAAACCCATACCAAACCATAGTATAGAGAGTAAATAGTACCATACAGATGCGACGTTTAGAACAAGACCTAAACCTATGATAACCCATGGTAATATGATTAATAGAAAGAACGATATTGTTTTTCTAATGTTTTCTGATAGATTCATATCCATAGTTCACCAACATCTAGGGTTTTCTTCCCCCATTATTAAGAATGGGTTATTTAAGTTTAACCTGATTATTTGATACCCTTTACTTTTCCAAGACCAGAGCCATCAAGAAGGTAAACCTCTGTGTTTTCAACATCTATTATCTTTCCCATCGGACCCATAATACCCTCTTTGTTAACTGATATACCCCCACATAGTGGATTAAAAGCAGGTAATATCAATATCTGCGGATCACCAGGTTTTTTGTATTTTTCTTCTAGTTTTTCTCTCACGGTTTTTGCCTTCAACCAACACGACTCAAATGTTTTATATCCAAGTCTATCTATAAGCATTATCGTTGGGTGCGTATGCGCCATTATCACTTGTTCACATCGCATAATTTCTTCGCTAGGCCACCTATGTCCATGTACAAAACCCAGGTTTTCCATGGTGAAACCATCCGATGGATGAATTGTTATACTTGTCGGCGTTATTTTTTGTATATTGCCATCGTGGTTACCTGGTATTATATGAACAATACCATATTGTTGTACCGTCTCCAGAAAGTTTTTTACGTCTTCTCTCTCCTGTATCGTTGATGAGGGTATGTTGTGTTTTATGTCGCCTAGTAATATGATTTCTTTTGGTTTGTATTTTTTAAACAAAACTATCAAATGATCCATCATGGTTTGTGTCTGAGAAGCAGTATTAATCCCTTGTTCTCTCAGTTCACTCTCAATACCTATGTGTAGATCTGCTACTAATAGTATTTTTTTATTTATCAAAAGAGCAGGTTTATTTGGAATTGGTTTCAGTTCTGTTTCCATGATTCAATTCAACGGTCTCAATGTGAGAATAAATAAATAAACATTTTCTAAATTATATAACCCTGGGTTAATACAAGTTTAGATAAACCTTTTTTTAACAAAAAAAAGAACATTTTTTGGATACAAAAAATATTTATGTTATAATAATATGTGGCGCAACACATGATTACAAAAACCATTATGTGCCCAAATTGCAAAACCCATTTAACCATTCAGGGAAAACCAAGAGAAACAATTGTTATATTATGCCCAAATTGTAATATTAAAGGGAAATTTACCTTTAAAAAAACTGAAATAAAAACAGTTAGTGATTATAATATAATTGAAGTTAAAAATCTCACAAAAATGTTTAATGGTTTTAAAGCCCTTGATAATATTTCATTTAATGTTAAAAAGGGAGAAATATTAGGTTTTGTTGGCCCAAATGGAGCTGGAAAAACAACTACGATAAAGTTAATGACAAATTTACTTACCCCCACATCCGGGCAAATTTATATCAATAACATTGATGTGAATAAAAACCCTAAAAAAGCGCTTTTATCAGTTGGATCCTTAATAGAGGTCCCAGGGGTATATGATTATCTTACTCCATATGAAATGTTAAAATATTTCGGAAAAATCCATAGGATGAATAAGAATGAAATAAATCAAAAAATTAAAGAGGTTTTGAAAATAGTTAAATTGTCAGAGTTGGAACATAAAAAGATAGGTTCATTTAGTACTGGGATGCAGAGAAGGTTAGCAATAGCCAAGGCGATATTACATAGCCCTGATATATTGATTCTTGATGAGCCGGTTATTGGTCTTGATCCTAAGGGGATAAAAGATGTTAGAGATATGTTGAAACAGTTTAGAAATAAAGGGGTAACCATTTTTTTAAGTTCTCATTTGTTAAATGAGGTAAGAGAAACATGTGACAGGATTATTTTTTTAGATGATGGTAAAATTGTTACGCAGGGCACTATTGAAGAGATAATGAACAGAACAAAAGTTGATACAATCGAGGTTGAATTTTTAGATCAGTTAACCGAATCAGATATTAAAAAAATAGAAAGCATACCGGAGATTAACAGCTTTGAAAAAGAAAATGGTTTTTTAAAAATAAAATTTGATGGAAAACCAGAAACTAGCAATATTATAATTACAAAATTGATTGCCCAGGGATTAAAAGTTGTTTCCTTTTCTACCAGGAAAGCTGATTTAGAATCTTTTTATGTGTCAATTATGAATGATGAGAAAGGAGTAATGTAAAAATGGATATCAACCAGTATATCCCAGATATAGATGATCTTAAAAATATGTATCTCACAATAAAATTTGAGATGTTAAAACATATTAAAAGAAAAAGAATTCTTATAACATTAATTCTTGCAATTCTAATACCTCTAATTTTTTTTATAGTTCCACCAATTTTAGGTCATGATTATGCGGATACTGCAAATAGTTTTGCAGCTAGCAATCTAGGTTTTGTTAACCTTTTAATAATACTCTCTGGGGCGATATTTACAGGTGATTCTATTTCAGGAGAATTTGAGAATAAAACTGGTTTGCTTTTATTCCCAACACCCCAACGAAAATCTAGTATATTCATAGGTAAATACATTGCTTCTCTATTTGCTACATGGTTGATTGTTTCATTATATTACCTGATTACAGTTATGGAGATGGTTTCTATATATGGAATATCAGGAATTTCGTTAGAAATAGCTCAATCATTTTTAATTGCATTACTCTATTCAGTTAGTGTGGTAAGTATTGTTTTTTTCTTTAGTAGTATTATGAAAAAGACTATAACATCAACACTTATCGGTTTCTTTCTTTTATTGATGATATTACCAATCATAACTGCTGTTTTTATAGTTGCAGAAGTAGATCCCTGGTTTATTCTAACTCATAATAATAGTCTAATTACAGATGTTTTAAGAACTGCAAATGGAAATGGTTTAGGTTCAGATCAGAGGTTTAATTTTCTTACCTTTCAACCAGATCTATGGACTGGAATAGGTGTTATGTCTGCGTATGCGATTGTACTATTTTTAATAGGTATTGTAATGGCTAATCGCAGAAAAATGGAATAATATGATAAAAAGTACTAAACAAAAACGTATATGGATATATCAAACATTAGAGGATTTGATTTAGTTGTTATTTATCTGTTTTGTTGTTTTAATCACCTGCAGCAAATTACTGCTCTGCTGATTAATCATATTAATCTGATATTGCTGAATGCTTTGTTGATTATTCTGACTGGTATAC
The sequence above is drawn from the Candidatus Thermoplasmatota archaeon genome and encodes:
- a CDS encoding metallophosphoesterase: METELKPIPNKPALLINKKILLVADLHIGIESELREQGINTASQTQTMMDHLIVLFKKYKPKEIILLGDIKHNIPSSTIQEREDVKNFLETVQQYGIVHIIPGNHDGNIQKITPTSITIHPSDGFTMENLGFVHGHRWPSEEIMRCEQVIMAHTHPTIMLIDRLGYKTFESCWLKAKTVREKLEEKYKKPGDPQILILPAFNPLCGGISVNKEGIMGPMGKIIDVENTEVYLLDGSGLGKVKGIK
- a CDS encoding ABC transporter permease, with protein sequence MDINQYIPDIDDLKNMYLTIKFEMLKHIKRKRILITLILAILIPLIFFIVPPILGHDYADTANSFAASNLGFVNLLIILSGAIFTGDSISGEFENKTGLLLFPTPQRKSSIFIGKYIASLFATWLIVSLYYLITVMEMVSIYGISGISLEIAQSFLIALLYSVSVVSIVFFFSSIMKKTITSTLIGFFLLLMILPIITAVFIVAEVDPWFILTHNNSLITDVLRTANGNGLGSDQRFNFLTFQPDLWTGIGVMSAYAIVLFLIGIVMANRRKME
- a CDS encoding ABC transporter ATP-binding protein produces the protein MITKTIMCPNCKTHLTIQGKPRETIVILCPNCNIKGKFTFKKTEIKTVSDYNIIEVKNLTKMFNGFKALDNISFNVKKGEILGFVGPNGAGKTTTIKLMTNLLTPTSGQIYINNIDVNKNPKKALLSVGSLIEVPGVYDYLTPYEMLKYFGKIHRMNKNEINQKIKEVLKIVKLSELEHKKIGSFSTGMQRRLAIAKAILHSPDILILDEPVIGLDPKGIKDVRDMLKQFRNKGVTIFLSSHLLNEVRETCDRIIFLDDGKIVTQGTIEEIMNRTKVDTIEVEFLDQLTESDIKKIESIPEINSFEKENGFLKIKFDGKPETSNIIITKLIAQGLKVVSFSTRKADLESFYVSIMNDEKGVM